A genome region from Erigeron canadensis isolate Cc75 chromosome 3, C_canadensis_v1, whole genome shotgun sequence includes the following:
- the LOC122590477 gene encoding purple acid phosphatase 2-like has product MGVHWCSVLGLLLLFGSALFVNGALTSDFVRKDDKTIDMPLDSDVFFEPPGYNAPQQVHITQGDHVGKAVIVSWVTMEEPGSDEVVYWRENDETKHVANGFVTRYTYHDYTSGFIHHCKVTDLEYDTKYYYEVGTGDASRTFWFTTPPEVGPDVSYTFGLIGDLGQSFDSNATLTHYEMNPTKGKAVLFVGDISYADIYPNHDNTRWDTWGRFAERSTAYQPWIWTAGNHEIDFAPELGETEPFKPYTHRYQVPFEASESTSPFWYSIKRASAYIIVLSSYSAYGKYTPQYLWLEQELSKVDRSETPWLIVMTHSPLYNSYVYHYMEGESMRVLFEPWFVKYKVDVVFSGHVHAYERSERISNIDYDIVNGKCSPVKDESAPIYITIGDGGNLEGLATSMTEPQPMYSAFREASYGHAIFDIINRTHAYHSWHRNQDGYAVTADSTLFYNRYWYHQELHASS; this is encoded by the exons ATGGGTGTCCATTGGTGCTCTGTTTTGGGGCTATTACTCTTGTTTGGATCAGCTTTGTTTGTTAATGGTGCATTAACAAGTGATTTTGTTAGAAAAGATGACAAAACAATTGATATGCCTCTTGATAGTGATGTATTCTTTGAACCCCCTGGCTATAATGCTCCTCAACAG GTTCATATAACTCAAGGAGATCATGTGGGGAAGGCAGTGATTGTGTCTTGGGTGACAATGGAGGAACCGGGTTCGGATGAAGTTGTTTATTGGAGGGAAAACGACGAAACAAAGCACGTAGCTAATGGCTTTGTTACTAGATACACATATCATGATTATACTTCTGGATTCATTCATCATTGTAAAGTTACTGACCTGGAG TATGATACAAAATACTACTATGAGGTTGGGACTGGAGATGCATCAAGAACTTTCTGGTTCACAACTCCTCCTGAAGTCGGACCCGATGTCTCTTATACTTTTGGCCTTATTG GAGATCTTGGTCAAAGCTTTGACTCCAATGCCACACTAACTCATTATGAAATGAATCCCACGAAAGGTAAAGCAGTGTTATTTGTGGGAGATATTTCATATGCTGATATCTATCCCAACCATGATAACACGAGATGGGATACATGGGGTCGATTTGCTGAGAGAAGTACAGCTTATCAACCTTGGATATGGACAGCAGGGAACCATGAAATTGATTTTGCACCCGAACTT GGAGAGACTGAACCTTTTAAGCCTTATACTCACAGGTATCAAGTCCCATTTGAGGCATCGGAGAGTACTTCACCTTTTTGGTACTCCATCAAGAGAGCTTCGGCATACATCATTGTTTTGTCTTCGTATTCGGCTTATG GTAAATACACTCCTCAATACCTATGGCTCGAGCAAGAACTGTCCAAAGTCGATAGAAGTGAAACACCATGGTTGATTGTTATGACACATTCTCCATTGTATAATAGCTATGTCTATCATTACATGGAAGGTGAATCCATGAGAGTACTATTTGAGCCTTGGTTTGTGAAGTACAAAGTTGATGTTGTGTTTTCTGGTCATGTCCATGCCTATGAGCGCTCG GAGCGCatatcaaatattgattacGATATTGTGAATGGGAAGTGTAGTCCTGTAAAAGATGAATCTGCCCCTATATACATAACCATTGGTGATGGAGGAAATCTTGAGGGATTGGCAACCAG CATGACCGAGCCACAACCAATGTATTCGGCTTTCAGAGAAGCTAGTTACGGGCATGCCATATTTGACATAATAAACAGAACCCATGCATACCATAGTTGGCATAGGAATCAAGATGGATATGCTGTAACAGCTGATTCAACGTTGTTTTACAATCGGTATTGGTATCATCAGGAGCTGCATGCATCGTCATAA